From the genome of Scytonema hofmannii PCC 7110, one region includes:
- a CDS encoding DNA-binding protein: protein MREYEFTLKFRLPDPTIDTGMYVDALYESGCDDAIIGTGIKGLIALDFIREAPSAYDAMSSAIKDVRKAIPQAEVVEASPDFVGVTDVANLLGCSRQNVQKLLSNSISNRPPAVYGGAQSVWHLFELLIWLIEHKSYHVDESLVEVAKITRSLNLVKQSEMLDPEIQKKIQDLFSNNINT from the coding sequence ATGCGAGAATATGAATTTACTTTAAAATTCAGACTCCCCGATCCTACGATTGATACTGGTATGTACGTCGATGCCCTCTATGAATCAGGTTGTGATGATGCCATTATCGGCACTGGAATAAAGGGGCTTATTGCGCTTGATTTTATCCGTGAAGCACCATCAGCGTATGATGCAATGTCGAGCGCAATAAAAGATGTAAGAAAAGCTATCCCGCAAGCGGAGGTTGTCGAGGCTTCACCCGATTTTGTTGGTGTGACTGATGTAGCAAACCTCCTGGGATGCTCTCGACAAAATGTTCAAAAGTTACTATCGAACAGCATTTCAAATCGCCCCCCTGCTGTCTACGGAGGGGCGCAATCTGTTTGGCATCTCTTTGAGCTTCTTATATGGTTGATTGAACATAAGAGCTATCATGTTGACGAATCTTTGGTAGAAGTTGCTAAAATCACTAGAAGTTTAAATCTCGTCAAACAATCTGAAATGCTCGACCCTGAGATACAAAAAAAAATTCAGGATCTTTTTTCTAACAATATAAATACCTAA
- a CDS encoding AarF/UbiB family protein — protein MNAKTDSYNSQPNKDPSKIISVIEVSVNDRHAGKISQNELSATQSVLRNVVVDKGDSLPYKSDRVPLGRKRESEEIRYDAREIAANYQQTPLKVLRRVFAVLVPTLSFAFGVWWDSKRGVVVKNDQRRAIHLRKLLTNLGPAYIKIGQALSTRPDLVPPVYLEELAQLQDKLPPFPNEIAYKFIEEELGLPPEEIYLDISSDPIAAASLGQVYKGRLNTGEEVAIKVQRPDLRERITIDLYILRKIAVWGQKKVKRVRSDLAGILDELGTRIFEEMDYIHEGENAERFFQLYGHLKDVYVPKIYWEYTNRRVLTMEWINGIKLTQTEEIRSTGINARYLIEVGVQCSLRQLLEHGFFHADPHPGNLLATLDGKLAYLDFGMMSEIQPQQRYGLLEAIVHVVNRDFEALVQDYVKLDFLSPDTNLAPIVPAFAKVFADAQGASVAQLNIKSITDDLSTLMYEYPFRVPPYYALIIRSLVTLEGIAIYIDPNFKVLSEAYPYVAKRLLTDPAPALRASLQDLLFKEGRFRWNRLENLLRNARNNEDYDFNLVLNQGIDFLSSERGAFIRDKLVDELLKGVNAATTNVLHNFTYLLRERVGIAAINETPSATIEQQETLDHIKRILNILQETRGFDPMQLAPQLAQLLFNPGVQLLGQQIANQLAQKAIARLIRQLLASEEPAEVVAREGGAIGQPTRLSLPPANV, from the coding sequence ATGAATGCCAAGACAGATTCCTATAATTCTCAACCAAATAAAGACCCTTCTAAGATTATCTCGGTGATAGAAGTGTCTGTGAACGATCGCCATGCAGGTAAAATTAGCCAAAACGAACTGTCTGCTACACAATCAGTTTTGAGAAATGTGGTGGTCGATAAGGGGGACAGCTTACCATATAAAAGCGATCGCGTGCCTTTAGGTAGGAAACGTGAATCGGAAGAAATACGCTACGATGCCAGGGAGATTGCGGCAAACTATCAGCAAACGCCCTTAAAAGTTTTGCGTCGTGTATTTGCAGTTTTAGTCCCAACTCTGTCATTTGCTTTTGGGGTATGGTGGGATAGCAAACGAGGGGTTGTTGTCAAAAATGACCAACGCCGAGCGATTCACTTGCGAAAACTGCTAACAAATCTTGGACCAGCATACATTAAAATTGGACAAGCTTTATCCACCAGACCAGATTTAGTGCCTCCTGTCTATTTGGAAGAACTCGCTCAATTACAGGATAAGCTACCACCTTTTCCCAATGAAATAGCTTATAAATTTATTGAAGAAGAACTCGGTTTACCTCCAGAAGAAATTTATCTCGATATCTCAAGCGATCCCATAGCAGCAGCTTCCTTGGGTCAAGTTTACAAAGGTAGACTCAATACGGGTGAAGAAGTCGCTATTAAAGTTCAACGTCCAGACTTACGAGAACGCATTACTATTGACTTATATATTCTCCGCAAAATTGCTGTTTGGGGGCAGAAAAAAGTTAAACGAGTCCGGAGCGATCTTGCAGGTATTCTTGATGAATTAGGGACTCGCATTTTTGAGGAGATGGACTATATTCATGAGGGAGAAAATGCGGAGAGATTTTTCCAACTTTACGGTCATCTAAAAGATGTTTATGTTCCCAAAATATATTGGGAATACACAAATCGTCGTGTTTTGACCATGGAGTGGATTAATGGTATTAAATTAACTCAAACCGAAGAAATCCGCTCAACAGGAATCAACGCTCGTTATTTAATAGAAGTGGGCGTACAATGTTCCTTGCGTCAGTTACTCGAACACGGATTTTTCCACGCCGATCCCCATCCTGGAAATTTATTGGCAACTCTAGATGGCAAATTAGCTTATTTAGATTTTGGGATGATGAGCGAAATTCAGCCGCAGCAACGCTATGGTTTACTCGAAGCGATCGTTCACGTCGTCAATCGCGATTTTGAGGCTTTGGTACAAGATTATGTCAAGTTAGATTTCTTATCACCGGATACGAATTTAGCACCGATTGTTCCAGCTTTTGCTAAAGTGTTTGCCGATGCTCAAGGCGCTAGCGTCGCTCAGTTAAACATCAAAAGTATCACCGATGACCTTTCAACTTTGATGTATGAATATCCCTTCCGCGTACCACCATATTACGCTTTAATTATTCGTTCTTTGGTGACTTTGGAAGGAATTGCTATTTATATAGATCCTAACTTCAAAGTTTTGAGTGAAGCATATCCCTATGTTGCTAAACGTCTATTAACCGATCCAGCACCTGCATTAAGAGCATCTTTGCAAGATTTGTTATTTAAAGAAGGTAGATTTCGTTGGAATCGGTTAGAAAATTTATTACGCAATGCTCGCAATAATGAAGATTATGATTTCAACTTAGTTCTGAATCAAGGAATAGACTTTTTATCTTCCGAACGTGGCGCTTTTATTCGCGACAAGTTAGTTGATGAATTGCTCAAAGGGGTGAATGCAGCGACTACAAATGTTTTGCATAACTTTACATATTTACTACGAGAAAGAGTAGGAATTGCAGCAATTAATGAAACCCCCAGTGCGACAATTGAGCAACAAGAAACCTTGGATCATATCAAGCGTATCTTAAATATTCTTCAAGAAACTCGCGGATTCGACCCCATGCAACTTGCACCCCAACTTGCTCAGTTGTTATTCAATCCGGGCGTGCAACTTTTGGGTCAACAAATAGCCAACCAGCTAGCACAAAAAGCGATCGCACGGTTAATTCGGCAATTGTTAGCGTCGGAAGAACCAGCAGAAGTTGTTGCTCGTGAAGGTGGTGCGATCGGTCAACCGACTAGGTTGTCTTTACCACCTGCTAATGTGTAG
- a CDS encoding HEAT repeat domain-containing protein gives MASPLWRQRLASVSSQIPLFRLQIMPNSRSKTGKPSPFILYLLAFVLTLFFSLSWVNAKEAKKPKLEPWQIDGIMAALDDGHDKVKEYALNKLAEYDQSSLGNKQESIAEKAATILNDEKVDANVRGKATSALGSLRPSAAKYIPDILKFLNDEKVDANVRASAATALGNLGLSWAKYIPDYVKILKDTKVNTDVRGKAARVLSNLGPSAAKYIPDILKFLKDAKINADVRGKAARVLGNLGPSAVKYIPDILKFLNDEKVDANVRVSAATALGNLGVSAAKYIPDILKFLNDEKVDAYVRGSTARALGNLRPSAAKYVPDLVKILNDEKVDAHVRGFAATALGNLRPSAIKYVPDLVKILNDEKVDTYIRASAATALGNLGASAAKYTPDILKFLNDKKVDADVRGEAARALGNLGPSAAKYIPDILKILNDEKVDANVRGEAARALGNLGPSAAKYIPDLVKILKDEKVDADVRRSAARALGNIRRLELEEVFVILNYVYEPNQGKFSSSISEQSDFESWRFFTYFLGGGTEEVKTLVKWLGYPKETPDKLTHNESRKTLEILLKAWNSSQELERLQSDLARQIAAVTKKVTWQWQDINLLQSHYNNLKNASFNEADTVLSVINQLEFWKWFFLFTKILLIHFAIWLILIITYPKFPQILSTLFWNPWLRLIFGLGYIGFLLAVIPFLRQRLFEPFKSFLLADASLNNFDDQAYFPDTMVRVRGLEENKAITEVIPSLKGQIILQGDSGLGKSMFLRHLVKNSQRIVAYLPARKCDRGVVEAIQAKLQGQVQNTNFLKNLIQNGAIDICIDGLNEVTADTRAKIGQFVESYFRGNIIMTTQPLEWIPPSMAVVHELQPLKPQQIEKFLLSRKQRFPQDASVQGAKYEQVCQYYLSQTLNEQQPSEELKAAYRILSNPMDLTLVALMLSQGKPPDLFRLQQQQYNQIAEEYQQKWKHEFPLKKFSFAVYQMQLQDEKALPEDIFHQEIESMEDEKYKMVVSRQWEDTNGEARKEWYFRHDKIMDFFLVQNFLEDSEEAKARVTDHMGDPRFRGVYFLLAGLLPLNAALELREKFILYAANTKDHTVTDTFVQLIQLRWSQGAQEVTFKQVLRQQEQKAQFLDWVTQFLELIGGKIIRERELYLTVETIEGSLGTYTPLPVLVAVDTPNDRDVVQIVEFSKKLDREPVERVGLLIYKFPPDTTARMEMAKVRLRDRFVLIPIPLTSIETTLSNKFDCVGLLEEYVDRYLQRADFFDDKNAISDTFSFFGRTEILQRLGEELLRYQGIGLFGLRKSGKTSVLLQLSFLLREHPVVHIDLQRYGGSRYGAALFNDILQRLSALETDIQLPQFEPFSHEKLAAELTAEFIQRFSELARAIEKNNKYKLPIFCFLDEVERIIPTPEDHWEKAEEFNACFGALRVLNQEQRQLSLLVADVHPDCNRMNTWNQEGVSTNPVFSFFKEIFLPPFSQEETQDMLTNIGKLMGLEFDEETLRQIHGQSGGHPFVSRQLARFLTEKIKQNGSGLVEWEVVGRYLDKALSRKGELKNYVEKSIWEDLEKRDFQVAIAVLKIIACNELDRQGITEQALLNQLSANFTTNQCSDACHWLTNVGLLYQEEIEHQDIYQIRIPLLSRWIQMQMTEEEIEQCKIL, from the coding sequence ATGGCTTCACCTCTTTGGAGACAACGACTCGCCTCAGTTTCATCTCAGATTCCTTTATTCCGTCTCCAAATTATGCCCAACAGCCGCAGCAAAACTGGTAAGCCCTCCCCCTTTATCCTTTATCTTTTAGCCTTCGTCCTGACTTTATTCTTCTCCCTCTCTTGGGTAAATGCCAAAGAAGCCAAAAAACCGAAGCTAGAACCTTGGCAGATTGACGGCATTATGGCTGCCCTTGATGATGGTCATGACAAGGTAAAAGAATATGCACTGAATAAATTAGCAGAATATGATCAAAGTTCTTTAGGCAATAAACAAGAGAGTATTGCTGAGAAAGCTGCTACTATCCTCAACGATGAAAAGGTAGACGCCAACGTTCGTGGCAAAGCGACTAGTGCATTGGGCAGCTTGAGACCATCAGCGGCTAAATACATTCCAGACATCCTCAAGTTTCTCAACGATGAAAAAGTAGACGCCAACGTTCGGGCCTCGGCGGCTACTGCATTGGGCAACTTGGGATTATCATGGGCAAAATACATTCCAGATTACGTCAAAATCCTCAAAGATACAAAGGTTAACACCGACGTTCGTGGCAAAGCGGCTAGAGTATTGAGCAACTTGGGACCATCAGCGGCTAAATACATTCCAGATATCCTCAAGTTCCTCAAAGATGCAAAGATTAACGCTGACGTTCGTGGCAAAGCGGCTAGAGTATTGGGCAACTTGGGACCATCGGCGGTTAAATACATTCCAGACATCCTCAAGTTCCTCAACGATGAAAAGGTAGATGCCAACGTTCGGGTTTCTGCGGCTACTGCATTGGGCAACTTGGGAGTATCAGCAGCAAAATACATTCCAGACATCCTCAAGTTCCTCAACGATGAAAAGGTTGACGCCTACGTTCGGGGCTCTACGGCAAGAGCATTAGGCAACTTGAGACCATCGGCGGCTAAATATGTTCCAGACCTCGTCAAAATCCTCAACGATGAAAAGGTTGACGCCCACGTTCGGGGCTTTGCGGCTACTGCATTGGGTAACTTGAGACCATCGGCGATTAAATATGTTCCAGACCTCGTCAAAATCCTCAACGATGAAAAGGTTGACACCTATATTCGAGCCTCGGCGGCTACTGCATTGGGCAACTTGGGAGCATCAGCAGCAAAATACACTCCAGACATCCTCAAGTTTCTCAATGATAAAAAGGTAGACGCCGACGTTCGTGGCGAAGCGGCAAGAGCATTGGGCAACTTGGGCCCATCGGCAGCAAAATACATTCCAGACATCCTCAAAATCCTTAACGATGAAAAGGTAGACGCCAACGTTCGTGGCGAAGCGGCAAGAGCATTGGGCAACTTGGGCCCATCGGCAGCAAAATACATTCCAGACCTCGTTAAAATCCTCAAGGATGAAAAGGTTGACGCCGATGTTCGTCGCTCTGCGGCAAGAGCATTGGGCAACATAAGACGACTGGAGTTGGAAGAGGTTTTTGTTATTCTCAATTATGTTTATGAGCCAAATCAAGGAAAGTTTTCGTCTTCAATCTCAGAACAGAGCGACTTTGAATCTTGGCGATTTTTCACTTATTTTCTTGGAGGAGGCACTGAAGAGGTAAAAACTTTGGTGAAATGGCTTGGCTACCCGAAAGAAACACCTGATAAATTGACACACAATGAAAGTAGAAAAACACTGGAAATCCTTCTTAAAGCTTGGAATAGCAGCCAGGAATTGGAGCGATTACAATCAGATTTAGCAAGACAAATTGCCGCAGTTACCAAAAAGGTGACTTGGCAATGGCAAGACATTAACTTACTTCAATCTCACTACAACAATCTCAAAAATGCCTCATTTAACGAAGCTGATACGGTACTCTCAGTCATCAATCAATTAGAATTTTGGAAGTGGTTTTTCCTCTTCACCAAAATTCTCCTTATTCACTTTGCTATTTGGCTAATCCTCATTATTACTTACCCTAAATTTCCTCAAATCCTATCAACCTTATTCTGGAATCCTTGGCTAAGACTCATTTTCGGTCTGGGCTACATTGGCTTTCTCCTCGCTGTCATTCCCTTTCTACGACAAAGACTCTTTGAGCCTTTCAAATCTTTTCTACTAGCAGATGCAAGTTTAAATAATTTTGACGACCAAGCTTACTTCCCAGATACAATGGTTAGGGTTCGCGGTTTGGAGGAAAACAAAGCAATTACGGAAGTTATCCCCAGTCTCAAAGGGCAAATTATTTTACAAGGTGATTCTGGATTGGGTAAGTCGATGTTTCTGCGACATTTGGTGAAAAACTCCCAAAGAATTGTTGCTTATCTTCCTGCGCGAAAGTGCGATAGGGGTGTCGTAGAAGCAATTCAGGCAAAGCTACAAGGGCAAGTACAAAATACAAATTTTCTCAAAAACCTAATACAAAATGGTGCAATTGACATCTGTATTGATGGTTTGAACGAAGTAACGGCAGACACCCGTGCTAAAATCGGGCAATTTGTGGAAAGCTATTTTCGGGGTAACATTATTATGACAACTCAACCCTTGGAATGGATACCGCCCTCTATGGCTGTTGTCCATGAATTGCAGCCCCTTAAGCCACAACAAATTGAAAAGTTTCTGTTATCCCGCAAACAACGCTTTCCTCAAGATGCTTCAGTTCAAGGTGCTAAATACGAGCAAGTATGTCAGTACTATTTATCACAAACTTTAAACGAACAGCAACCGTCGGAAGAGTTAAAAGCAGCATACCGGATTCTTTCCAATCCAATGGATCTTACTTTGGTAGCCCTCATGCTTTCCCAAGGGAAACCACCTGATTTGTTTCGCTTGCAACAACAGCAATACAATCAAATAGCGGAGGAATATCAGCAAAAGTGGAAACATGAATTTCCTCTCAAGAAATTCTCCTTCGCTGTTTATCAAATGCAGCTTCAAGATGAAAAAGCGCTTCCTGAAGACATTTTCCACCAAGAAATTGAAAGTATGGAAGATGAGAAATACAAAATGGTTGTCAGCCGTCAGTGGGAAGATACCAACGGTGAAGCCAGGAAGGAATGGTATTTCCGCCACGATAAAATCATGGACTTTTTCCTGGTGCAAAACTTTCTTGAGGATAGTGAAGAAGCAAAAGCACGGGTGACTGACCACATGGGCGATCCCCGTTTTCGCGGTGTCTACTTTTTGTTGGCTGGTTTACTCCCTTTAAATGCTGCTTTGGAACTACGGGAAAAGTTTATCTTATATGCTGCTAACACCAAAGACCATACAGTCACGGATACATTTGTACAACTGATACAGTTACGCTGGTCGCAAGGAGCACAAGAAGTTACTTTCAAGCAGGTGTTACGACAGCAGGAACAAAAAGCGCAATTTTTAGATTGGGTAACGCAGTTTCTAGAACTGATTGGTGGGAAGATTATACGTGAAAGGGAACTTTACTTGACTGTTGAAACTATTGAAGGTAGTCTCGGTACTTATACGCCTTTACCAGTCTTAGTGGCTGTTGATACACCAAATGACCGGGATGTGGTTCAAATTGTTGAATTTTCCAAAAAGTTAGACCGGGAACCTGTAGAAAGAGTTGGTCTGCTAATATACAAGTTTCCACCAGATACAACAGCTAGAATGGAAATGGCTAAGGTACGGTTGCGCGATCGCTTTGTTTTAATCCCCATTCCTCTGACATCGATAGAAACTACATTATCAAATAAATTTGACTGTGTGGGATTGTTGGAAGAATATGTCGATCGCTACTTGCAACGTGCTGACTTCTTTGATGACAAAAACGCCATCAGTGACACGTTTTCTTTCTTTGGTCGAACTGAGATACTGCAGCGACTGGGAGAAGAACTTCTCAGATATCAAGGGATTGGCTTATTTGGATTGCGTAAGTCTGGTAAAACTTCTGTACTTCTCCAGTTAAGCTTCTTGTTACGGGAACATCCCGTTGTGCATATAGACTTACAAAGATATGGCGGTTCTCGTTACGGTGCTGCTTTATTTAATGATATCCTTCAGCGATTATCTGCACTAGAAACTGATATCCAACTTCCACAGTTTGAACCATTTTCTCACGAAAAACTTGCCGCAGAATTAACAGCAGAATTTATTCAAAGATTCAGCGAACTTGCTCGTGCTATTGAGAAAAATAACAAATATAAATTACCCATTTTTTGCTTTTTAGATGAAGTAGAGCGAATTATTCCAACCCCAGAAGACCACTGGGAAAAAGCCGAAGAATTTAATGCTTGTTTTGGAGCGCTACGAGTGTTAAACCAAGAACAACGCCAATTGTCGCTGCTCGTGGCTGACGTGCATCCAGATTGCAATCGGATGAATACGTGGAACCAAGAAGGAGTGTCAACAAATCCTGTTTTTAGCTTCTTCAAAGAAATATTTTTGCCGCCTTTTTCCCAAGAAGAAACCCAAGATATGCTGACAAATATTGGCAAATTAATGGGATTAGAATTTGATGAAGAAACTCTCAGACAAATTCATGGGCAAAGTGGCGGTCACCCATTTGTTTCTCGGCAACTTGCTCGTTTCTTAACGGAAAAAATCAAGCAAAACGGAAGTGGACTGGTGGAATGGGAAGTAGTAGGTCGTTATTTAGACAAAGCCTTGAGTCGTAAAGGCGAGTTGAAAAACTACGTAGAAAAAAGTATTTGGGAAGATTTAGAAAAACGAGACTTTCAAGTTGCGATCGCAGTCCTTAAAATCATAGCTTGCAACGAACTCGACAGACAGGGCATAACCGAACAAGCATTACTCAACCAACTCAGTGCTAATTTTACAACCAACCAATGTTCAGACGCTTGTCATTGGCTGACAAATGTTGGATTGTTGTATCAAGAGGAAATAGAACATCAGGATATCTACCAAATCCGGATTCCCCTCCTATCAAGGTGGATTCAAATGCAGATGACAGAAGAGGAAATTGAACAATGCAAGATTCTCTAG
- the recN gene encoding DNA repair protein RecN produces MLLSLRIENFALIDQLELEFGAGLNVLTGETGAGKSIILDAIDAVLGGKVSSRVIRTGTTRSMVEATFTSNSALAAWLSEQEIDSIDENSIILSREITETTSNIRSRSRVNGVLVNRQVMSGLRDRLVEITAQGQTVQVGQSAQVRDWLDVYGGNSLIKQRQLVAAAFGIYQQAHLMLEKRRTSERERLQQLDLLTYQVQELKAANLSDPEEFDKLLQERERLSHVVELQQMSYKVYQALYQNDNEAPAAADLLGDSEVTLTDMVEYDTQLQPLLDMIRDAQATLAEVARQVNAYGEGLEADPQRLEEVEERIRELKQVCRKYGPTLAEAIAFYQRIHEELSQLNNSEQSIESLEKQEREYLSKLTEACQELTQLRRTAATALEAELIRELKPLAMDKVKFQVEIVLVSPTIAGADKITFLFSPNPGEPLQPLTEIASGGEMSRFLLALKACFSQADAVATLVFDEIDVGVSGRVAQAIAEKLHQLGQFHQVLCVTHQPLVAAMADRHFRVAKQVINTDKGQKATNGNSEQRTVVRVTALDNLSKRREELAQLAGGQSAQEAIAFAESLLTQAANHQTKSKVKRGKLGSRG; encoded by the coding sequence ATGTTGCTCTCTCTGCGAATAGAAAACTTTGCTCTCATTGACCAACTGGAATTGGAATTTGGCGCTGGACTCAATGTATTGACAGGTGAAACCGGCGCAGGCAAATCCATCATCTTAGATGCGATTGATGCCGTCCTCGGTGGCAAAGTCTCCAGCCGTGTCATTCGTACTGGCACAACTCGGTCAATGGTAGAAGCGACCTTTACCTCTAACTCTGCATTAGCCGCTTGGCTGAGCGAACAGGAAATAGATTCAATTGATGAAAACTCCATCATTCTTAGTAGAGAAATTACGGAAACCACCAGTAATATCCGCAGTCGTTCGCGGGTTAATGGAGTGTTGGTGAATCGGCAAGTCATGTCCGGGCTGCGCGATCGCCTTGTGGAAATCACGGCTCAAGGTCAAACTGTACAAGTGGGACAATCTGCCCAAGTTCGCGATTGGTTGGATGTTTATGGCGGTAACTCCTTAATCAAGCAACGCCAACTTGTTGCGGCTGCTTTTGGTATATATCAACAAGCCCATCTCATGCTGGAAAAACGCCGGACATCAGAACGAGAACGGCTACAACAGTTAGACTTGTTGACGTATCAAGTACAGGAATTAAAAGCTGCTAACTTGAGCGATCCTGAGGAATTCGATAAGCTTTTACAAGAGCGGGAACGCCTCAGCCATGTCGTTGAACTGCAGCAAATGAGTTACAAAGTCTATCAAGCTTTGTACCAAAATGATAATGAAGCCCCAGCAGCAGCAGACCTTTTGGGAGATAGTGAGGTCACATTAACCGACATGGTTGAATATGATACTCAACTGCAACCGCTGTTAGACATGATTAGGGATGCTCAAGCAACTTTAGCAGAAGTTGCACGGCAAGTGAATGCCTATGGGGAAGGATTAGAAGCCGACCCGCAACGCTTGGAAGAAGTAGAAGAGCGAATTCGAGAGTTAAAGCAAGTTTGCCGAAAGTACGGTCCCACCCTAGCAGAAGCTATAGCTTTTTACCAACGTATTCATGAAGAATTATCTCAGCTTAATAATAGCGAACAATCTATAGAAAGCCTGGAAAAGCAAGAAAGAGAATATCTGTCAAAACTTACTGAAGCTTGTCAGGAATTAACTCAATTGCGGCGGACTGCTGCGACTGCCTTAGAAGCAGAACTTATAAGAGAATTAAAGCCGTTGGCAATGGATAAGGTAAAGTTCCAAGTGGAAATTGTTCTGGTTTCGCCAACAATAGCAGGGGCAGATAAAATCACCTTTTTATTTAGTCCCAACCCAGGAGAACCGCTACAACCTTTAACAGAAATTGCCTCTGGTGGTGAAATGAGTCGCTTTTTGTTAGCACTGAAAGCTTGTTTTTCCCAGGCTGATGCAGTAGCAACATTAGTGTTTGATGAAATTGATGTTGGGGTTTCCGGACGAGTTGCCCAAGCAATTGCCGAAAAATTACACCAACTCGGTCAATTCCACCAAGTTTTGTGTGTCACACACCAACCTCTTGTAGCAGCAATGGCAGATCGTCATTTTCGAGTCGCAAAACAAGTGATTAATACGGATAAAGGTCAAAAAGCAACCAACGGAAACTCAGAACAGCGTACCGTTGTACGAGTCACCGCTTTAGACAACTTGAGCAAGCGGCGGGAAGAACTCGCGCAGCTCGCTGGTGGACAGTCCGCACAAGAAGCGATCGCTTTTGCAGAATCGTTGTTAACCCAAGCCGCCAATCACCAAACAAAGTCAAAAGTTAAAAGGGGAAAATTAGGGAGTAGGGGGTAG
- a CDS encoding DUF433 domain-containing protein, giving the protein MSYRNIITIEPGKRGGKPCIRGMRITVYDVLGWLAAGMSHAEILDDFPELTEEDIRASLEFAADREHRLIAVVGNA; this is encoded by the coding sequence ATGAGTTATCGCAATATTATTACAATTGAGCCTGGTAAGCGGGGTGGTAAGCCCTGTATTCGAGGAATGCGTATCACTGTATACGATGTTTTGGGCTGGTTAGCAGCTGGAATGTCCCACGCAGAAATTTTAGACGATTTCCCAGAGTTGACGGAGGAAGATATTAGAGCAAGTCTTGAATTTGCTGCTGACCGAGAACACCGTTTGATTGCAGTAGTAGGTAATGCTTGA
- a CDS encoding IS4 family transposase, whose translation MMLVNFEFNNQILNRAQLLLALNQIIPTESIMAAITTTSSTARRQRILPTHVVISLVIAMSFWSSDSIVDVLKNLIQGFNSLQIPFKRRFKIPTSSSISEARQRIGAAVMTRLFEIVAKPLATIKTPGAFLGGLRIMALDGTVFDVPDTETNAKVFGYPGSRPGTNPAFPKARLTFLVEAGTHLIIDIFCCPYRIGERKGALKLLRSVEESMLLMWDRGLHSFKMIHAAIKQKCHILGRVPSHVKFEFVKAFPDGSYLSWLAPDGKSRKKGATKIPVRVIEYIIEVEGVEKVYRLVTDLMDISTFPALLLAQEYHQRWEAENTLDELKVHLNGRKIPIRSKNPREVIQEIYGWLLGHYCIRYLMFQSAAIKGISPLSLSFTSSLRVVRRAIPQFQQQVNHSLENMNIYFSWLIWEILDLQIPPTSGRTNPRVIKKTRSKFKTKKRCHRNNYTPRQQLSFTIFTTAS comes from the coding sequence ATGATGCTAGTTAACTTTGAATTCAACAATCAAATCCTAAATCGGGCACAATTACTGCTGGCTCTTAACCAGATCATCCCTACCGAGTCGATTATGGCAGCGATTACAACAACGAGTAGTACCGCACGGCGTCAAAGAATACTTCCTACACACGTAGTAATCTCTCTAGTAATCGCCATGAGTTTTTGGTCCTCCGATTCAATCGTGGATGTATTGAAAAATCTCATTCAGGGTTTTAATTCTTTGCAAATCCCCTTTAAGAGACGTTTTAAGATACCAACATCTTCATCAATAAGTGAAGCTAGACAACGAATTGGTGCTGCTGTTATGACTCGTTTATTTGAAATTGTTGCAAAACCTTTAGCAACAATTAAAACACCAGGTGCTTTTTTGGGTGGACTGAGAATAATGGCTTTGGATGGCACAGTTTTTGATGTTCCTGATACAGAAACTAATGCTAAAGTATTTGGTTACCCTGGTTCTCGTCCTGGTACAAATCCGGCTTTTCCCAAAGCTAGGTTAACTTTTTTAGTCGAAGCAGGAACTCATTTAATTATCGACATATTTTGTTGTCCATATCGAATTGGAGAGAGAAAAGGAGCTTTAAAGCTATTAAGAAGTGTTGAGGAGAGTATGTTGTTAATGTGGGACAGAGGACTGCACTCATTTAAAATGATTCATGCTGCAATCAAACAAAAATGTCATATTCTTGGTCGCGTGCCATCTCATGTAAAATTTGAGTTTGTTAAAGCTTTTCCTGATGGTTCCTATCTAAGTTGGCTTGCTCCTGATGGAAAGTCAAGAAAGAAGGGAGCGACGAAAATACCTGTTCGTGTCATTGAATATATTATTGAAGTTGAGGGTGTAGAAAAGGTGTATCGTTTAGTAACTGATTTGATGGATATTTCAACTTTTCCTGCATTGCTCTTAGCCCAAGAATACCATCAACGGTGGGAAGCTGAGAACACCTTGGATGAGTTAAAAGTCCATCTGAACGGTCGTAAAATTCCTATCCGCTCGAAGAATCCTCGTGAAGTTATCCAAGAAATTTATGGTTGGTTACTAGGACACTATTGTATACGTTATTTAATGTTTCAAAGTGCAGCAATCAAGGGAATATCTCCCCTAAGTTTAAGTTTTACCAGTTCTCTAAGAGTTGTCAGACGTGCTATTCCTCAGTTTCAACAGCAAGTTAATCATTCTCTTGAGAATATGAATATATATTTTAGCTGGTTAATCTGGGAAATCTTAGACTTACAAATACCACCAACCTCAGGCAGAACTAATCCGAGGGTAATCAAGAAAACTCGTTCTAAATTTAAAACTAAAAAACGATGTCATAGAAATAATTATACTCCCCGGCAACAACTATCTTTTACAATTTTTACAACCGCTAGTTGA